One window of the Chitinophaga niabensis genome contains the following:
- a CDS encoding biotin/lipoyl-containing protein: MIKATVNGTQPFEITPAGDGSGGVECNGKQTNWSAVALPSGGFSILMDGKSFVAQVVKTDRDTKTLTLQIAQALYEVALEEPMDRLLASMGISEASSRKVNDIKAPMPGMVLKVLVSPGQAIHKGDPVLILEAMKMENVFKATADAVVKEVKVTERTAVEKGEVLIVLE; encoded by the coding sequence ATGATCAAAGCAACAGTTAACGGCACCCAGCCGTTTGAGATAACCCCGGCCGGGGATGGTTCCGGCGGTGTAGAATGTAACGGGAAGCAAACAAACTGGAGCGCAGTGGCACTGCCTTCCGGTGGATTCAGCATCTTAATGGACGGGAAAAGTTTTGTAGCACAGGTGGTGAAAACGGACCGGGATACCAAAACGCTCACCCTTCAGATTGCGCAGGCGCTGTATGAAGTGGCCCTGGAAGAGCCTATGGACCGTTTACTGGCATCCATGGGGATCAGCGAAGCCTCTTCCCGGAAAGTGAATGATATTAAGGCGCCCATGCCGGGAATGGTACTGAAAGTGTTGGTGAGTCCTGGTCAGGCTATCCATAAAGGAGACCCTGTACTGATCCTGGAGGCTATGAAAATGGAGAATGTATTCAAAGCAACGGCGGATGCCGTGGTGAAAGAAGTGAAGGTAACGGAGCGCACAGCCGTTGAGAAAGGCGAGGTATTAATTGTGCTGGAATAA